A window from Felis catus isolate Fca126 chromosome B1, F.catus_Fca126_mat1.0, whole genome shotgun sequence encodes these proteins:
- the NEFM gene encoding neurofilament medium polypeptide → MSYTLDSLGNPSAYRRVTETRSSFSRVSGSPSSGFRSQSWSRGSPSTVSSSYKRSALGPRLAYSSAMLSSAESSLDFSQSSSLLNGGSGPGGDYKLSRSNEKEQLQGLNDRFAGYIEKVHYLEQQNKEIEAEIQALRQKQASHAQLGDAYDQEIRELRATLELVNHEKAQVQLDSDHLEEDIHRLKERFEEEARLRDDTEAAIRALRKDIEEASLVKVELDKKVQSLQDEVAFLRSNHEEEVADLLAQIQASHITVERKDYLKTDISSALKEIRSQLECHSDQNMHQAEEWFKCRYAKLTEAAEQNKEAIRSAKEEIAEYRRQLQSKSIELESVRGTKESLERQLSDIEERHNHDLSSYQDTIQQLENELRGTKWEMARHLREYQDLLNVKMALDIEIAAYRKLLEGEETRFSTFAGSITGPLYTHRPPSVTISSKIQKTKVEAPKLKVQHKFVEEIIEETKVEDEKSEMEDALTAITEELAVSMKEEKEEEAVEKEEEQAEEEVVATKKSPVKAAAPELKEEEEGEKEEEEGQEEEEEEEEEGAKSDQAEEGGSEKEGSSEKEEGEQEEEGETEAEGEGEEAEAKEEKKPEEKREEVAPKEEPVAEAKAEKPEKAKSPVPKSPVEEVKPKAEAGAEKVEQKKEEEKVEEEKKEAAKESPKEEKVEKKEEKPKDAPEKKKAESPVKEEMVEEVSKSVKVSLEKDAKEKPQPQEKEKEKEKEKAEEEGGSEEEGSDKASKESRKEDIAVNGEVEGKEGEQETKEKGSGGEEEKGVVTNGLDMSPAEEKKGADRSEEKVVVTKKIEKITSEGGDGATKYITKSVTVTQKVEEHEETFEEKLVSTKKVEKVTSHAIVKEVTQSD, encoded by the exons ATGAGCTACACACTGGACTCGCTGGGCAACCCGTCCGCCTACCGGCGGGTCACCGAGACCCGCTCGAGCTTCAGCCGCGTCAGTGGCTCCCCGTCCAGCGGCTTCCGCTCGCAGTCGTGGTCCCGCGGCTCGCCCAGCACCGTGTCCTCCTCCTACAAGCGCAGCGCGCTTGGCCCGCGCCTCGCCTACAGCTCGGCTATGCTCAGCTCGGCCGAGAGCAGCCTCGACTTCAGCCAGTCCTCGTCGCTGCTCAACGGCGGCTCCGGGCCGGGCGGCGACTACAAGCTGTCCCGTTCCAACGAGAAGGAGCAGCTGCAGGGGCTGAACGACCGCTTCGCCGGCTACATCGAGAAGGTGCACTACCTGGAGCAGCAGAACAAGGAGATCGAGGCGGAGATCCAGGCGCTGCGGCAGAAGCAGGCCTCGCACGCCCAGCTGGGCGACGCGTACGACCAGGAGATCCGCGAGCTGCGCGCCACCCTCGAGCTGGTGAATCACGAGAAGGCTCAGGTACAGCTGGACTCGGATCACCTGGAGGAAGACATCCACCGGCTCAAGGAGCGCTTCGAAGAAGAGGCACGGCTGCGCGACGACACGGAGGCGGCCATCCGCGCGCTGCGCAAAGACATCGAGGAGGCGTCGCTGGTCAAGGTGGAGCTGGACAAGAAGGTGCAGTCGCTGCAGGATGAGGTGGCCTTCCTGCGGAGCAATCACGAGGAGGAGGTGGCCGACCTGTTGGCCCAGATCCAGGCGTCGCACATCACGGTGGAGCGCAAAGACTACCTGAAGACAGACATCTCGTCGGCGCTGAAGGAGATCCGCTCGCAGCTCGAATGCCACTCCGACCAGAACATGCACCAGGCCGAAGAGTGGTTTAAGTGCCGCTACGCCAAGCTCACCGAGGCGGCCGAGCAAAACAAGGAGGCCATCCGCTCCGCCAAGGAAGAGATCGCCGAGTACCGGCGCCAGCTGCAGTCCAAGAGTATCGAGCTCGAGTCAGTGCGCGGCACCAAGGAGTCCCTGGAGCGGCAGCTCAGCGACATCGAGGAGCGCCATAACCACGACCTCAGCAGCTACCAG GACACCATCCAGCAGTTGGAAAATGAGCTTCGGGGCACAAAGTGGGAAATGGCTCGTCATTTGCGTGAATATCAGGACCTCCTCAATGTCAAGATGGCTTTGGATATCGAGATCGCTGCGTACAG AAAACTCCTGGAGGGTGAAGAGACCAGATTTAGCACATTTGCAGGAAGCATCACTGGGCCGCTGTACACACACCGACCGCCCTCAGTCACAATATCCAGTAAGATTCAGAAAACCAAGGTAGAGGCTCCTAAGTTAAAGGTCCAACACAAGTTTGTGGAGGAGATCATAGAGGAAACCAAAGTGGAAGATGAGAAATCGGAAATGGAAGATGCCCTGACAGCCATTACAGAGGAATTGGCTGTGTccatgaaagaagagaaggaagaagaggcagtagaaaaggaagaggaacaagCTGAAGAAGAAGTCGTAGCTACCAAAAAGTCGCCAGTGAAAGCGGCTGCGCCTGAACttaaagaagaggaggaaggagaaaaggaggaagaggaaggccaagaggaagaagaggaggaggaggaggagggcgctAAATCAGACCAAGCCGAAGAAGGAGGGTCCGAGAAGGAGGGTTCCAGTGAAAAAGAGGAAGGTgaacaggaagaagaaggagagaccGAGGCCGAAGGTGAAGGGGAGGAAGCTGAAGCTAAGGAAGAGAAGAAACCGGAAGAGAAGCGTGAAGAAGTGGCTCCCAAGGAGGAGCCGGTAGCAGAAGCCAAGGCAGAGAAGCCGGAGAAAGCCAAGTCTCCCGTGCCAAAGTCCCCAGTGGAAGAGGTGAAGCCGAAAGCGGAAGCTGGAGCTGAGAAAGTcgaacagaaaaaggaagaggagaaagtggaggaagaaaagaaggaagcagcCAAGGAATCTCCCAAGGAAGAGAaggtggagaagaaggaggagaagccaAAGGACGCGCCAGAGAAGAAGAAGGCGGAGTCCCCGGTCAAGGAGGAGATGGTGGAGGAGGTCAGCAAGTCAGTAAAGGTGAGCTTGGAGAAAGATGCCAAAGAGAAGCCGCAGCcacaggagaaggagaaggagaaagagaaggagaaggcagaagaggagggagggagtgaggaggaaGGCAGCGATAAGGCTTCCAAGGAATCCAGGAAGGAGGACATAGCAGTAAATGGGGaggtggaaggaaaggagggagagcaggaaacTAAGGAGAAAGGCagtgggggagaagaggagaaaggggttGTCACCAATGGGCTAGACATGAGCCCAGCGGAGGAAAAGAAGGGGGCAGACCGAAGCGAGGAGAAAGTGGTGGTGaccaaaaagatagaaaagatcACCAGTGAGGGGGGCGATGGTGCGACCAAATACATCACTAAATCTGTAACCGTCACTCAAAAGGTCGAAGAGCATGAAGAGACCTTTGAGGAGAAGCTAGTGTCTACCAAAAAGGTAGAGAAGGTCACTTCACACGCCATAGTAAAGGAAGTCACCCAGAGTGACTAG